The proteins below come from a single Cryptococcus gattii WM276 chromosome D, complete sequence genomic window:
- a CDS encoding uncharacterized protein (Similar to TIGR gene model, INSD accession AAW46515.1), whose protein sequence is MFSISLVRSTMAPSRARMLSTSSLLLKKKNIDSTLPTVPKGPPTPYTLWFKDHIAKVSEKYRRPDGKLDMRRLTTEAATEWASLTSSVKAELQHRADEGKKLADKAYLEFWNSTTPETRTAIEKATGKKVSPPGGKKAFKLAVKERPGNPGKPLTPYFAFAKEIRDSGKVNVSSDLEGNVRNQQIARETGALWKQLSDSEKQKYKDAYVQARAKWDEWKQTQPDL, encoded by the exons ATGTTCTCCATCAGCTTAGTTCGTTCCACTATGGCTCCTTCGAGGGCTAGGATGTTGTCTACCTCTTCTTTAttgttgaagaagaagaacatCG ATTCCACCCTTCCGACTGTTCCCAAAGGTCCCCCTACGCCATATACTCTTTGGTTCAAAGACCACATTGCTAAGGTTTCCGAAAAATACCGTCGTCCCGATGGCAAACTTGACATGCGAAGACTCACCACCGAGGCTGCCACCGAATGGGCCTCCTTGACTTCAAGCGTCAAGGCCGAACTTCAACACCGAGCCGATGAAGGCAAGAAGCTTGCGGACAAGGCGTATTTGGAGTTTTGGAACTCCACTACTCCCGAGACAAGGACTGCTATTGAGAAGGCTACCGGTAAGAAGGTTAGCCCACCTGGAGGGAAGAAGGCTTTCAAGCTGGCTGTCAAGGAGAGGCCCGGAAACCCCGGAAAGCCTTTGACCCCTTACTTTGCCTTCGCCAAGGAAATTAGGGATAGTGGGAAGGTTAATGTTTCTAGCGACCTCGAGGGGAACGTGAGGAATCAGCAAATTGCCAGGGAGACTGGTGCTTTGTGGAAGCAGTTGAGCGATTCTGAGAAGCAG AAATACAAAGACGCGTATGTGCAGGCCAGAGCCAAGTGGGACGAGTGGAAACAAACCCAACCCGACCTTTGA
- a CDS encoding uncharacterized protein (Similar to SGTC gene model, INSD accession EAL18931.1), giving the protein MASATNPGEFPQTSLSSQGQTNLRRQASRLSNTLTHMRSIEAYPPRDDKVIDLLPDQTEPSKDAEKQTLKGLNAIDIEHLPVDDDPREWSNRKKWTVLMIMTLAMLGPMMAPSIYNPVISDVREELHATEAELGLSISLYILFQGCTPVLWAAIAEPVYLVSYAIYVVALVVASRANSMPLLIVMRILQSTGSGPTVSLGAGSLADMYETHERGAKLGLFYGVPMIAPAVAPLIGGALGQSFGWRSVFYFLAVYAFIMLCCFRSRIYQRALSKAIGRAEKEDAKDLRRKARLAKQPQVLDTIPAAPEGTPGTSPGGSRRPGAEAWGRMMSESTVVNVILNNDQEQAAGKLGKVKVKIMKWLPFGAKEKRIQAENEVEFKPTFRDLNPLPSMALILKQPTNLLILTSSVSITLGKAPYNYGSLNIGLVVLAFGIGNILASLLGGKYSDMVLRKLKKKNGGVGNPEMRLRSTVLAMPILIASFLAYAWTAQEKGASSSAVSCNSMFRGICACVMSQVATPIQNGIGDGGLYTLFAGILAFACACNLLLMVKGEQWRSPEHRWPWQKKREEGNGEKE; this is encoded by the exons ATGGCCAGCGCAACAAATCCTGGTGAATTTCCTCAGACATCATTGTCTTCTCAAGGACAAACCAATCTCCGACGTCAAGCCTCTCGGTTATCCAATACGCTTACCCATATGCGATCGATCGAGGCATATCCTCCCAGAGATGATAAAGTAATAGATCTTCTGCCTGATCAGACTGAACCATCGAAAGACGCCGAGAAACAGACGTTGAAAGGTCTCAATGCCATTGACATTGAGCATCTACCAGTCGATGATGATCCAAGGGAGTGGAGTAATAGGAAAAAGTGGACAGTGTTGATGATCATGACTCTTGCGATG TTGGGCCCGATGATGGCCCCTAGTATTTACAATCCAGTAATCAGCGACGTTCGCGAAGAGCTGCACGCCACAGAAGCCGAACTCGGTTTGTCGATCTCTCTTTACATCCT ATTTCAAGGGTGCACTCCTGTCTTGTGGGCGGCTATTGCTGAA CCTGTCTATTTGGTATCATACGCA ATCTATGTTGTCGCCCTCGTGGTTGCTTCTCGAGCTAATTCAATGCCCCTTCTAATTGTAATGCGTATCTTGCAGTCCACAGGAAGTGGGCCAACCGTTTCATTGGGAGCCGGCAGTCTGGCTGATATGTACGAGACGCACGAGCGAGGCGCAAAG TTGGGCCTCTTCTACGGAGTACCGATGATAGCTCCTGCTGTAGCACCATTGATTGGTGGAGCTCTAGGCCAA TCATTTGGCTGGCGAAGCGTTTTCTATTTCCTTGCTGTGTATGCCTTCATCATGTTGTGCTGCTTC CGTTCGAGAATCTATCAAAGGGCTCTCTCCAAAGCCATTGGAAGAGCCGAAAAGGAGGATGCAAAAGACTTGAGGCGGAAGGCCAGGCTCGCAAAACAGCCGCAAGTGTTAGACACCATACCGGCCGCCCCGGAGGGGACTCCTGGCACCTCTCCTGGTGGTAGTAGAAGACCTGGCGCCGAGGCTTGGGGCCGCATGATGTCGGAAAGTACCGTGGTCAATGTGATCTTGAATAATGACCAGGAACAAGCGGCTGGCAAGTTGGGAAAGGTAAAAGTTAAAATAATGAAGTGGTTGCCGTTTGGGgcaaaagaaaaaaggatACAGGCGGAGAACGAAGTGGAATTCAAACCCACATTCAGGGATCTCAACCCTTTGCCATCGATGGctctcatcctcaaacAGCCGACCAATTTACTCATTCTTACCTCATCGG TATCAATTACTCTTGGTAAAGCTCCTTACAATTACGGATCACTCAATATAGGTCTTGTGGTCTTGGCGTTTGGAATAGGCAATATTTTGGCTAGTTTGCTTGGAGGGAAGTATTCTGACATGGTTTTGAGGAAAttgaaaaagaaaaatgGAGGTGTGGGTAATCCCGAG ATGAGGCTCAGGTCCACAGTGTTAGCAATGCCAATCCTCATCGCTAGTTTCCTTGCCTATGCTTGGACTGCTCAAGAGAAA GGTGCTTCCAGCTCTGCAGTGTCTTGTAATTCAATGTTCAGGGGTATCTGCGCTTGTGTCATGTCACAAGTCGCTACTCCTATACAAAATGGTATAGGAGACGGGGGGTTATATACCTTGTTTGCTGGAATCTTAGCATTCGCCTGTGCTTGCAACTTATTGCTTATGG TGAAAGGTGAGCAATGGAGATCTCCAGAGCATCGTTGGCCCTGgcaaaagaagagagaagaaggaaatgggGAGAAGGAATGA
- a CDS encoding Cytochrome c oxidase polypeptide iv, mitochondrial precursor, putative (Similar to TIGR gene model, INSD accession AAW46514.1) encodes MASALRSLRTALPALRRTLPAPVFTARAFSISAARSAGHGPPQLLGPGAKAGEVPNDENQSTGLERFELLGNLEGVDVFDMKPLEVTRLGTVEDPIPVYSLFPERQIGCTGFPVDSHDTIWLSVNHTLKNHRCPECGSVYTLNFQGDEALLHGGGHHH; translated from the exons ATGGCCTCCGCTCTTCGATCTCTTCGCACCGCCCTTCCCGCCCTCCGACGAACCCTCCCCGCCCCGGTCTTCACCGCCAGAGCGTTCTCCATCTCTGCCGCCAGGTCTGCCGGCCACGGCCCTCCCCAGTTGCTTGGTCCTGGTGCCAAGGCAGGTGAGGTCCCCAACGA TGAGAACCAGTCTACTGGTCTCGAGCGATTCGAACTCCTCGGTAACCTCGAGGGTGTCGATGTCTTCGACATGAAGCCTCTCGAGGTTACTCGACTTGGTACCGTTGAGGACCCTATTCCCGTCTACTCTCTT TTCCCCGAGCGACAGATTGGCTGCACTGGTTTCCCCGTTGACTCTCACGACACTATCTGGCTCAGCGTCAACCACACCTTGAAGAACCACCGATGCCCCGAGTGCGGTTCCG TTTACACTCTCAACTTCCAGGGTGACGAGGCTCTCCTCCACGGCGGCGGTCACCACCACTGA